The window GCCGGGCTCGTGGCCAGGCGAATCGTCTGCTGGCCGGATATCGACCATAAGGTAGAGTCCGGGCAGCGGGTGGGCCTGATCAAGTTCGGGTCCAGGGTTGACCTTTATCTGCCGGAAGGTTATGAAATAAAGGTAAGGCCCGGTGACCGGGTCCTTGCCGGACAAACCATACTGGCCAGGAAACACGAGCACACACCCGCGCATGTCTGATTTTCGCCACAAAGGGATCTACATCCTGCCCAATCTGTTCACCACAGCCAGCCTGCTTGCCGGGTTCATGGGCCTGATGTGGGCGGTTCAGGGCAGGTTCGAGCTCTGTGCCTCGGCCATACTGGTCAGCTGCCTGTGCGATGGGCTGGACGGCAAGCTGGCCAGGATGACCAAGGCCAGCTCCGAGTTCGGCATTCAGTTGGACTCCCTTGTCGATCTGGTGGCCTTCGGGGTCACGCCCGCAGCCATGATCTACTTGTGGCAGACCCAGCACCTGGGTCGCACCGGCCTGCTCGTATCCTTCGCCTATCTGGCCTGCGGGGCCCTGCGTCTGGCCCGATTCAACGTTTCAGCCATGCGCAGTCCCGGAGGGGGCAAGAAGTTCTTTGTCGGTCTGCCAATCCCGGCTGCGGCCTGTCTTTTGGCCACCCTGGTCCTGTTTGCGGCCAGGCTGCCGGAAGGTGCGCTCCAGGCCGTCCTCCCGGGGTGGTGCGTGGGGCTGACCCTGGCCTCCGGCCTGCTCATGGTCAGCAAGGTGCGCTATGCCTCGTTTAAGGATCTGGAGGCGGTCAAGGCTCATCCGTACACCATGTCTGTGGCCGTTGTCCTTCTCTTTGTCCTCATGGCTTCGGAACCCAGGATGCTGGGCTTCTTTTTCTTCCTCGCCTATCTCTTTTCCGGCCTGGCATATACCTATGCCGTCCTCCCCCTGCGCCGGGGGACATTCCTACGGGGGCTTACCAGCCGTTAAGCCTCCGAGTTCACAGCTCATACATTCCACATCAGCTTACTTGTGCCGCCTCTCATGCCCACCCAGGGCAGGGAGGGTGTTTCCTGTACCAGGTACGAACGATTCCTCCAGGCCCGCCTGGAGGAATCGGCGAATAAAGGAGAGCAGTGATGCAGAACAATACAGTGTATGTCTTTGATACCACGTTGCGCGATGGAGAGCAGTCCCCCGGGGCGAGCATGAATATGCAGGAAAAGCGGCGGCTGGCCCGGCAGCTGGATGCCCTGGGCGTGGATGTAATTGAGGCCGGCTTTCCGGCCTCGAGCACCGGGGATTTTGAGGCGGTCCAGGAGATCGCCCAGGTGATTGAAAACGCCCAGGTTGCGGGTCTGGCCCGGGCCTCCACTGCGGACATCGACCGGGCCTGGGAAGCGATCAAGGATGCCAGAAGGCCGCGGATCCACACCTTTTTGGCCACCTCGGACATCCATATGGAGTATAAGCTGGCCATGAGCCGGGAGCAGGTCCTGGCTCAGGTGGCTGAAGCCGTGGGCCGGGCCAGCACTTACACCCAAAATGTCGAGTTTTCGGCCGAGGATGCATCCAGGTCGGACTGGAGCTTTTTGACCCAGGTGGTTCAGGCCGCTGTGGACGCCGGGGCCACAACCATCAATATCCCGGACACGGTGGGCTATACCCAGCCGGAGGAATACGCCGCCCTGATCCGGCATTTAAAGGACACGGTCCAGGGCATCGAGGATGTCGTTCTCAGCGTGCACTGCCACAACGACCTGGGGCTGGCCACGGCCAACACCCTGGCAGCGGTCCAGGCCGGGGCCCGGCAGGTCGAAGTAACCCTGAACGGGATTGGAGAGCGGGCCGGCAACGCTGCCCTGGAGGAAGTGGTCATGGCCTTGGAGGTGCGCAAGGACCTGCACGGCCTGGAAACCAATGTCGTCAAGGACCAGATCTATCCTACCTGCCGTTTGCTTTCCCTGATTATCGGGCAGGCCATACCAGCCTATAAGGCGGTTATCGGGGGCAATGCCTTTGCCCATGAGGCCGGTATCCACCAGCACGGGATGCTGCAGAACAAGCAGACCTATGAGATCATGACCCCGGAGAGCATCGGCCGTCCGCCCTCGGAGATGGTGCTGGGCAAGCATTCCGGCCGTCACGCCTGCCAGCGCCGTCTGGAGGAGCTGGGGTACCGCCTGGACCGGGAGCAGCTGGATCATGTGGTGGAAGCGGTCAAGACCCTGGCGGATAAGAAGAAGCAGATCTTTGTCGAGGATCTGGAGGCCCTGGTCCTGGAAGAGGTGTACCGCATCCCGGATAAGTACAAGCTCTTGTATTTGAGTTCACTTTCCGGCAACATGGCCATTCCTACAGCCACCCTGAAAATGAGTGTCGACGATGAAAACGTTCAGGTCGCCGAGTTCGGGGTCGGGCCTGTGGATTCCGTGTTCAACGCCATATGCAGGATCGTGGGCAAAAACCCCTCCCTGCAGAAGTTTTCGGTCACCGCGATCACCGGGGGCACGGATGCCCAGGGCGAGGTCACGGTCAAGATCCAGGAAGGGGAGCAGACGGCCATCGGACGGGGGGCTGATCCGGATATCATCGTGGCCAGCGCCAAGGCGTACATCAATGCCTTGAACCGGCTGGCCAAGAAGGAGGAAGACACGATATGCGCCAGAATCTAGCGGAAAAGATCCTGCAGGCCCATACTGCGGACCAGGTGAGCGGGCCGGGACAGATCGTTCAGTGCCGGGTGGACGGGGTCCTGGCCAACGACATCACCGCCCCGCTGGCCATTGCATCCCTGCAGCGCATGGGGGCGGACAGGGTCTTTGATCCGCAGCGCATTTTTCTGGTCTGCGATCACTTTACCCCGAACAAGGACCAGGACTCGGCGGAACAGGTCAAAACAGTGCGCGAGTTCGCCCGCAGGATGCAGATATCCCATTACTACGAAGGGGGAACGAGCGGGGTGGAACATGCCCTGCTTCCGGAGCTGGGGCTGGTCGGTCCGGGTGAGATCGTGATCGGGGCGGACAGCCACACCTGCACCTACGGGGCCCTCGGGGCCTTTGCCACCGGCCTGGGGAGTACGGATATCGCCGCGGCCATGGTCCTGGGCGAGACCTGGTTCAAGGTCCCGGCCACGCTGAGGGTGGACCTGCAGGGGACCCTGGGCAAATGGGTCGGGGGCAAGGACGTTGTCCTGGCTCTGATCGGCAGAATCGGGGTGGACGGGGCCCTGTACAAGGCCATGGAGTTCGGCGGGCCGGGACTGGCCCAGCTGGGGGTGGAGGCCAGGATGACCATAGCTAATATGGCCATTGAAGCCGGGGGCAAGGCCGGGCTGTTTCCGGCTGACGACGCTGTCCTGGAGTATCTGCAGGCCGCCGGTCGACAGGGGGACAGCCGTCTGTATCCGGATCCGGATGCGGGCTACGAGCAGAGAATGGATGTTGATCTCTCAGACCTCCAGCCCCAGGTGGCCTGCCCCCATCTCCCGGATAACGTGCGCCCGGTTCAAGAGGTTGCAAACACTCCCCTGGATCAGGTGGTCATCGGCTCCTGCACCAATGGGCGGATCTCCGATCTGCGGGAAGCGGCCGGTATCCTTCGGGGCAGGAAGGTTGCCCCGGGGCTGCGGCTGATCATTCTTCCAGCAACACCCAGGATATATGCCCAGGCCCTGGAAGAAGGACTGCTGCTGGATTTTCTGCAGGCCGGAGGGGTTATCGGGCCTCCGACCTGCGGTCCCTGTCTGGGCGGGCATATGGGGATTTTGGCCGGGGGTGAGCGCTGTCTGGCCACAACCAATCGGAATTTCAAGGGCCGGATGGGCAGCCTGGACAGTGAAGTGTACCTGTCCGGCCCGGCGGTGGCCGCTGCCAGCGCTGTGGCCGGGGAGATCGTGCATCCGGATCAGGTCTAGGGCGGAAGACGGAAGATAGAGGTCAGAGGTCAGAAGACAGACGAAAGAAGACAGAGATCAGAAGTCAGAGGTCAGAAGACAGACGGCAGACGACAGAAGTTAGAAGACAGAGGTTAGAGGGCGGAGAGCGGAGGGAAGGGCTTGGTTCCGGTAAAAACCGGACTGCTGTCCATAAACGGCACGTTGGATCGAGGTTGAGAGGTACGGCGTTGCAGCAGGGAGGAATGAGTGTCCGCCCTGTTCAGCACGGACAGAGACAAGGTCCAGCCTTCCTCCTGCGACCCGGCTAGAGGGCCAAATCGCAGGCAGGGTCACGCGTGGCATCATCTCGTCTGCCGTGCAATGCGCGGTCTCAATGAGCATGGAGTGAAGAGGGGGAAAGGAATGCACTTTTCTGGCAAAGCCCACAAAGTGGGGGCCAATATCGATACCGATGCCATTATCCCGGCCAGATACCTGGTCAGCACCGAGCCGGAGGTCCTGGGCACCCACTGCATGGCCGGTCTGGAACCGGACTGGGTGCAGCGGGTTCAGGCCGGGGACATACTGGTGGGCGGTCCCAACTTCGGATGCGGGTCGTCCCGGGAACACGCCCCGCTGGCCATCCTCGGGGCCGGAATCCCGGTGGTGGTGGCCCACAGCTTCGCCCGGATCTTTTACCGCAATGCCTTTAACATGGGCTTGGTGCTCATGGAGGTCGGTGAGGACGTGGCCTTGATCCAGGACGGAGACAGCCTGGATATTGATGTGCAGGAGGGAAGGATACGAAATTTGCGCACCCAGCAGGTAATCACTGTCCCTCCTTTGCCCGAGTTCATGCAGACCCTTCTCGCCGCCGGGGGGCTTGTTGAATACGTCCGGGACCGTCTGGCCAGGGATGCCGTCACTGCATAGAGGGCAGAGGACCAATAATCCACAGGCTACGGAAGAACCGGGGCTGTGTCGGGGCTGACGGCGGGTATGGAACAGGGTGTATGCAGGACAGTTCACACAGGTACAACGCGCGAGGAATTGGGCATGGATTATACTGTATGCGTATTGCCCGGAGACGGGATCGGGCCGGATATCACCGACCAGGCAGTCAAGGTGCTGCATGCTGTAGGCCAGAAGTTCGGCCACGGGTTCACATTCACTGAGCATATGATCGGGGGAGGGGCCATCGATGCCGCCGGCCATCCCCTGCCCCAGGAGACCATTGATGCCTGCACCAAGGCGGATGCCGTCCTTCTGGGGGCGGTGGGCGGACCGAAGTGGGATGATGTTCAGCACAAGCTGCGGCCGGAGCAGGGCCTCCTGGGCATCCGCAAGGCCCTGGGGCTGTTTGCCAATCTTCGTCCGGCGGTCATCTACCCGGAGCTGGCCCAGGCCTCTTATCTCCGCCCGGATATTGTCCGCCAGGGCATAGACCTCATGGTTCTCCGGGAGCTCACCGGAGGGATTTATTTCGGGAGGCCCCAAGGGGTGCGGACCCATGAGGGACAGCGGGTAGGGATCAACAGCATGGTCTACTCCGAGGAGGAGATCAGGCGCATCGGCCGGATGGCCTTCGAGATTGCGGGTAAGCGCAGGGGCAGGCTGTGTTCGGTGGACAAGGCCAATGTCCTGGATGTCTCCAGGCTGTGGCGGGAAGTGATCGCCGAGCTGGCCCGGGACTACCCCCAGGTCGAGCTCTCGCACATGTATGTGGACAATGCCGCCATGCAGCTGGTCCGCGATCCCTCGCAGTTCGACGTCATCGTCACCGGGAACATGTTCGGGGACATCCTCTCCGATGAAGCGGCGACCATTACCGGATCCATCGGACTCTTGCCCTCAGCCTCCCTGGGGCAGTCCCGACCCGGACTGTTCGAACCGGTGCACGGATCCGCTCCGGACCTGGCCGGACAGGATGCGGCCAACCCCCTGGCCACCATCCTTTCCGCGGCCATGCTCTGTACCTACGGCCTGGGGCTGGAAACCGAGGGCCGGGCTGTGGAGGACGCGGTGCATGCGGTGCTCGGCCGGGGACACCGGACTGCAGACCTGGCAACAGACCGCAGTGAGATCGTGGGCTGTTCCCGCATGGGGGATCTGGTCTGCGATCAGCTTCTGGGCCAAGGATAACCAGGTCAAGGCAGGGTACGTCCTGAATGGATATCCGACTTCAGGTACAAGGGGTCAGCAAGGGCTTTGCCGGAACCGAGCTGTTCCGCAATGTGCACATGGAGCTCGCCCCCGGTCACCGGGTAGCGGTGGTCGGGCCGAACGGGAGCGGAAAGAGTACCCTGCTGCACATCATCGCCGGAGATTTAAGCCCGGACCAGGGGCGGGTCCAGATCCATCCCCCCGGGGCGCGGATCGGCTACGCCTGGCAGGAGCTGGATACCTCTGAGGTGGAGACCGGGCTCTTCTCCTGGGTCGGCGAGGGCATTCCCTCCTGGCAGGACCTGTGGCAGAGCTGGGAACAGGCCGACGAAGAGCGTACCCGGCAGCAGCTGGCCCAGAAGCAGACAGAGCTGGAACACGCCTACGGCTACAATCCAGAACACCGCATCCAGTCCGTACTTACCGGGCTCGGCTTTCCCACTTCTCAATGGTCGGCCCCTCTGCGGCACTTGAGCGGCGGGTGGCAGGAGAGGGCCAAGCTGGCTCGTCTTCTGGTCCAGGGAACGGATATCCTGCTTCTGGACGAACCAACCAACCATCTGGATCTGGAGGCCGTGTTCTGGCTGGAGAACTTTCTGGCCAGGTTTCAAGGGATCGTGGTCTTTGTGGCCCATGACCGGTACTTTCTGGACCGGGCCGGAAACCGGGTCTTGGCCCTGGGCCGGGGCAGGGCGGTCTTTCGCCAGGGCACCTACAGCCAGTACCTGGACTGGGACCGCGAGCAGCAGGAGCAACGCAGACGCCAGACCCAGAAGCTGGATCAGGCCATCAACCACCGCCAGCACTATGTGGACCGGTTCCGGTACAAGGCGGACAAGGCCAGGCAGGCCCAATCCAGGCTGCGGGAGATTGAACAGCTCAAGACGCAACGGGAGGCCGTTGCCCCGGGCCAGTCCGGCAAGCAGCTGGCATTCTCCTGGCCCGAGCCGCAGCGCAGCGGGCACACGGTTTGCAAGATCGTGGACATGCAGTTCGCCTACCCCGGGCGCGAGCCGCTGTGGCCGGCGGTCAGCTTTCATCTCTACCGGGGGCAGAAAGTGGCCCTGGTTGGACCCAACGGATGCGGCAAGTCTACGCTGCTCAAGGTTATGGCCGGGGATCTGCAGCCCACTCAGGGAAAGGTCGCCTCCGGGACCAAGGTGCGCATCGGCTATTTTTCTCAGCATATTCGGGAGACCCTGGATCTGGACCGGAGTGTTTTGTCCGAGATCAGACGCATGGCCGATCCCGGGACCAAAGAGCAGGAACTGCGATCGGTTCTGGGTCTCTTTTTGCTGGATGAGTCCATGTGGGAACGGCCGGTCCGGGAGCTCAGCGGAGGGGAGAAGAACCGGCTCCTTCTGGCCTCTCTGTTTCTGGCCAGGGCCAACTGCCTGTTTCTGGACGAACCGACCAATCATCTGGACCTGGAGAGCAGGGAGGCATTGATCCAGGCCCTGCGGAGCTTTTCGGGAACCGTATGCCTTGTGGCTCATGACCGGTATCTCCTGGCCCGGGTCCCGGACCGGATATGGATGCTTTCCGGGCAGGGGATCAGTGAACTCCCGGGAGGCTATGCCGAATACGAGGCCATCCTGCAGGGCGGGGAGCAGGGCGATGCCCAGTCCCCCCAGGCCAGGTCCAAGGACGCGTTGAAGGAAAGAAAGCGGGAGGAGGCCAGGCTGCGCAACGAACGCTTCCGGCTCCTGCAGCCCAAGAAAGAGCGGTACGCCAGCCTGGAGCAGGAGCTGGAGCAGGTGCTGGCCGAGCAGAACCGCCTGGAGCAGATGCTGGCCGATCCGGAGATATATGCCCGGGGAGAGCGGATCAGGGAGCTGAACAAAGAGTATCAGGGTCTCCAGGAGCGAGCGGAGTCGATATTCTCGGAAATGGACTCCCTGGAGCAGGAAGTGGAGGCCTTGGAAGAGAAGGAATAGGGCTCTTCGACACAGTAAGTGGAATTGCATACACAAGAGTTTGCCGTCTCTTCTGTGTGCCGTAAGCGGCAGGCCCGCACATTTTCTTGGTCCCGCCAAAAGGGGGAAACCCGGCACTCACGTGTATGATACGCTCAGTCCATCTGAAAACAATGTCCAGCATGTGAGTGCCTGGAGGGGGCAGGGATCCCCCTTTGGCGGGGCTTAGAAAATACCGGGCCGAAAGTGGGCACACAGAAGAGATGGCAAACTGAAAAATCCATAGGCTACGTCGAAGAACCAGGAATAGGCAGGCGTGGACTTGTGCGCCGGGGGCCTTGTTTGCTATGTCCATAGGGCTGAGCAACCGGCGCGCTGCAGGTGGCACCGCGCTCCGGGCCGAGCTGATCCGGCTCCCGCTTTTTGCCGTTTGGGACGCGTTCCCCGGGTTTTCATTCGTCGGGCCAACACGTTACAAGGAGTGAGCATATGGCTGCACACCACGATCCCCAATCCACGTCGTCCGAGCAGGAGACCGTCTCCTCTGAGCAGGGACAGGATACGCAGGCCCCCATTGCGGACAAGCTTTTGCTCACCGGGGCGGATATCGTCAATACCGGGGAACAGGCCGAGCTCCTGGTTGGCGGCAAAAACTACAACACCGCGATCATCAGTGAGCTGGAGTATATCCGTGCCCCCCAGTTTCGGGCCATATCATCCAAGGCCTTCCACCGCCTTTTGGATCAGACCCGGGTCAACGCGGCCGTTATCCGCTCCGTGGTCGATCAGGAATACGAAAAGGTGGATTGGAGCGGGACAGAGGTCAACAGCGATCCGGAGTTTTTGAAGACCTTTGTCCGCAAGACTGCGGCCAGGGTCAAAGAGGAGCAGGTCCGTTCCGAAGGGGAGCAGCTCATCCGCCTGCGCCGGTTCATCAACAATGTGGTGGAGGGCTTTGCTGTTTCCCCGGAAGGCATCGATCAGCTCAGAAAGCGCTCGGTCCTGGTCCAGGTGGCCATATTGTCCGTGACCCTGCCTGGGGATGTCCAGGAGGCGGTGGCGCAGGCCTACCGGGAGATCTGCAGGGACGCCGGGCTGGACAATGTGCCAGTGGCTGTGCGCTCCTCAGCTGCCGGAGAAGACAGCCGGAAGAAGGCCTTTGCCGGCCTGCAGGACACATATTTAAACATCACCACAGAGGACGACTGCATCACCGCCTATCAGTGGGATTGCGCTTCGGCCTACAACCTGCGCTCCATGACCTACCGGAGGGAGGCCATTTTGGACGCCGTGGCCCAGGCGGAAAAGACAGCTGATGAGAGCATTGCCGAGGAGGCCAAGAAGGAGTGGTCCATTGAGAACACCTCCCTGTCCGTATGCATCATGCGGATGATCAATCCGATCATCTCCGGAACCGCCTTCAGCGCGGATACGGCAACCGGCTGCCGGGGGACGGAGCGGAACGATCTGGTCTCCATGGACGCCAGCTACGGGCTGGGGGAGGCCGTGGTCTCGGGAATGGTCACTCCGGACAAATTCTACGTCTTTCAGCGGGACGACGGCTCCGAAGTGGTCATCCGCCAGATGGGATGCAAGGACAAAAAGATCATTTATGACCCGGAGCACAGCGGAACCCGGACCGAGTCCGTCCAGGACGAGGATATCTACCGGTGGTCCCTGTCTCTGGCCCAGGCCGAGGAAGTGGCCAAGGGAGTGCGCAGCATCAGCCGGGCGTACGGCGGAATGATCATGGATACCGAGTTCTGCATCGATGAATGGGACCGGCTGTGGTTTGTGCAGGCCAGGCCGGAAACCAGGTGGAATGCGGAGCTGGAGAAGAATCCGGATGTGCTCTACATGCGCCGGCTGGAGGTCGATCCGCAGGCCCTGCCCCAGACCGAGGTGCTCCTGGAGGGCAACGGCGCCTCCCGGGGAGCAGGGCGGGGAAAGGTCCGTTTCCTACGCTCAGCCCTGGAGCTGAACAAGATCAACAAAGGCGATATCCTGGCCGCGGAACGCACCGATCCGGACATGGTTCCTGGGATGCGCATCGCCTCCGCCGTCCTGGCCAGCGCCGGGGG is drawn from Desulfovermiculus halophilus DSM 18834 and contains these coding sequences:
- the pssA gene encoding CDP-diacylglycerol--serine O-phosphatidyltransferase, whose translation is MSDFRHKGIYILPNLFTTASLLAGFMGLMWAVQGRFELCASAILVSCLCDGLDGKLARMTKASSEFGIQLDSLVDLVAFGVTPAAMIYLWQTQHLGRTGLLVSFAYLACGALRLARFNVSAMRSPGGGKKFFVGLPIPAAACLLATLVLFAARLPEGALQAVLPGWCVGLTLASGLLMVSKVRYASFKDLEAVKAHPYTMSVAVVLLFVLMASEPRMLGFFFFLAYLFSGLAYTYAVLPLRRGTFLRGLTSR
- a CDS encoding 2-isopropylmalate synthase, which gives rise to MQNNTVYVFDTTLRDGEQSPGASMNMQEKRRLARQLDALGVDVIEAGFPASSTGDFEAVQEIAQVIENAQVAGLARASTADIDRAWEAIKDARRPRIHTFLATSDIHMEYKLAMSREQVLAQVAEAVGRASTYTQNVEFSAEDASRSDWSFLTQVVQAAVDAGATTINIPDTVGYTQPEEYAALIRHLKDTVQGIEDVVLSVHCHNDLGLATANTLAAVQAGARQVEVTLNGIGERAGNAALEEVVMALEVRKDLHGLETNVVKDQIYPTCRLLSLIIGQAIPAYKAVIGGNAFAHEAGIHQHGMLQNKQTYEIMTPESIGRPPSEMVLGKHSGRHACQRRLEELGYRLDREQLDHVVEAVKTLADKKKQIFVEDLEALVLEEVYRIPDKYKLLYLSSLSGNMAIPTATLKMSVDDENVQVAEFGVGPVDSVFNAICRIVGKNPSLQKFSVTAITGGTDAQGEVTVKIQEGEQTAIGRGADPDIIVASAKAYINALNRLAKKEEDTICARI
- a CDS encoding 3-isopropylmalate dehydratase large subunit is translated as MRQNLAEKILQAHTADQVSGPGQIVQCRVDGVLANDITAPLAIASLQRMGADRVFDPQRIFLVCDHFTPNKDQDSAEQVKTVREFARRMQISHYYEGGTSGVEHALLPELGLVGPGEIVIGADSHTCTYGALGAFATGLGSTDIAAAMVLGETWFKVPATLRVDLQGTLGKWVGGKDVVLALIGRIGVDGALYKAMEFGGPGLAQLGVEARMTIANMAIEAGGKAGLFPADDAVLEYLQAAGRQGDSRLYPDPDAGYEQRMDVDLSDLQPQVACPHLPDNVRPVQEVANTPLDQVVIGSCTNGRISDLREAAGILRGRKVAPGLRLIILPATPRIYAQALEEGLLLDFLQAGGVIGPPTCGPCLGGHMGILAGGERCLATTNRNFKGRMGSLDSEVYLSGPAVAAASAVAGEIVHPDQV
- a CDS encoding 3-isopropylmalate dehydratase small subunit; the encoded protein is MHFSGKAHKVGANIDTDAIIPARYLVSTEPEVLGTHCMAGLEPDWVQRVQAGDILVGGPNFGCGSSREHAPLAILGAGIPVVVAHSFARIFYRNAFNMGLVLMEVGEDVALIQDGDSLDIDVQEGRIRNLRTQQVITVPPLPEFMQTLLAAGGLVEYVRDRLARDAVTA
- the leuB gene encoding 3-isopropylmalate dehydrogenase is translated as MDYTVCVLPGDGIGPDITDQAVKVLHAVGQKFGHGFTFTEHMIGGGAIDAAGHPLPQETIDACTKADAVLLGAVGGPKWDDVQHKLRPEQGLLGIRKALGLFANLRPAVIYPELAQASYLRPDIVRQGIDLMVLRELTGGIYFGRPQGVRTHEGQRVGINSMVYSEEEIRRIGRMAFEIAGKRRGRLCSVDKANVLDVSRLWREVIAELARDYPQVELSHMYVDNAAMQLVRDPSQFDVIVTGNMFGDILSDEAATITGSIGLLPSASLGQSRPGLFEPVHGSAPDLAGQDAANPLATILSAAMLCTYGLGLETEGRAVEDAVHAVLGRGHRTADLATDRSEIVGCSRMGDLVCDQLLGQG
- a CDS encoding ABC-F family ATP-binding cassette domain-containing protein, whose protein sequence is MDIRLQVQGVSKGFAGTELFRNVHMELAPGHRVAVVGPNGSGKSTLLHIIAGDLSPDQGRVQIHPPGARIGYAWQELDTSEVETGLFSWVGEGIPSWQDLWQSWEQADEERTRQQLAQKQTELEHAYGYNPEHRIQSVLTGLGFPTSQWSAPLRHLSGGWQERAKLARLLVQGTDILLLDEPTNHLDLEAVFWLENFLARFQGIVVFVAHDRYFLDRAGNRVLALGRGRAVFRQGTYSQYLDWDREQQEQRRRQTQKLDQAINHRQHYVDRFRYKADKARQAQSRLREIEQLKTQREAVAPGQSGKQLAFSWPEPQRSGHTVCKIVDMQFAYPGREPLWPAVSFHLYRGQKVALVGPNGCGKSTLLKVMAGDLQPTQGKVASGTKVRIGYFSQHIRETLDLDRSVLSEIRRMADPGTKEQELRSVLGLFLLDESMWERPVRELSGGEKNRLLLASLFLARANCLFLDEPTNHLDLESREALIQALRSFSGTVCLVAHDRYLLARVPDRIWMLSGQGISELPGGYAEYEAILQGGEQGDAQSPQARSKDALKERKREEARLRNERFRLLQPKKERYASLEQELEQVLAEQNRLEQMLADPEIYARGERIRELNKEYQGLQERAESIFSEMDSLEQEVEALEEKE